The window ACTCTGAAATGACAACCCCTTTACATTCTCACGATGGGAATGAGGGGTGTTCCAATAAGAGGATTTAGCCAATTTTCTCTCCCTAGAAGTACTCGGCTCTGCGCCACGGCCGTCTAAGAGCCAGCAGGATAGGAGCCATAGGCAGACTCATTTAACCCTTTCACTGAGCTGGGTTCTGCAGTTGCAATAATAAGTCTTTGTAACAAGCTTCATTTGGCAGTTGGTAGCGGCAAATAAGAGTGAACGTAATCATTTTTGGGCAGTAGATGGCGCTACTATAATTTTACATCCAGCTATGTTCATCTTTCATCCTATTGAAATGGGGAACTAGCTCCTCTTTCATTTAGGATTTGACAGAACAGTCCTGACATGCTGCCAGGTATGGGATGCAGCCAGGTATAAGCACACTATTGTCAAAAGAGCAGATGCTCCATTTCTCTCGGAAGACGATTCACTACCTATCAATAGTGGTTGCGTGCCAAAAAGTAAACCTTGAACCAATCCCTTTTAAAGGTACATGGTTTCGTGTGCTGAAGAGAGACACTCTCATCTCAGGGATAAGCAGCAGTAGGACGACAATACATGAAGCTAATCGCCCCAAAATAGCAATTATAATCCTTTACAAGAGTAGATTTTGGAGGGAGCCCAGCTTTGCATTTTGGAAAATGGATGGTGCAGCTATGTACCCATTTCTTGTCTGATGGTACttctccaaccctcctcctcctcctgtctccctctatcctgcctccctctctgtgtacaGGGAGATGTATGAACCTTTGACTGTGTGCCTATCATTCCAGTGCAGGATCTGTGTTATCGGCTCCCAGGAGCCAAATGGGTGGGGGCTGTGAGAGGAGatgaagacagaaagagagagaaatgtggTGGTGAATGTGGAAggcagggagatgagagagagtggaggctgACTAAGTGTGTGAGGGTGGGaaaggtgtgtgggggggggggggttaaggggGGGATGTAgtggttaaaaaaaaattgttgggTAAACTGTTCGCCGGCTGTGGTGAAAAAAGTAACGCTTCCTATATTTTCAATCTGCAAAAGTGGTTAAACTGCGTTTACTTGCGttcaccctccactacaccactggaagagatgagagcgagagggcagCGGCAGACCTGAGtgggtgggggagagaaagggatggagagcaAGAGATAGTGGCTGACCTGGTGTGTGAAGGGGGAAAggtgggaaacagagagagagagagagagagagagagaaagaaagaaaggcagGTAGTGGTGGTAGGTGGCTTACTTGGTAGATGTGATTGAGTTTCAGGTGcttgagcagcagcagcagaagggCAGAGATGGCCTTGACAATGATCTCCTTGTGTCTGTTCACGTCAATACCCAGCTTCATGCTCTGGAGGACCGTGATTctgccatcacacacacacacacacacacacacacacacacacacacacacacacacacacacacacacacacacacacacacacactttatgtgATTCATAGCAACAACTTCCCTTGACATGACAAATCTATAGTCATTGACTTTATTTATGAACAAACTAAATTAAATGTCCTCCTTATTGCCATCACTCAACTTAAGCATGAACAGCAAAGATGGCCGTGagggaacaaggagaggcacAAGGCTATTACACTCACGGCATCTCCTCTGGCAGCACATCAGCCAGTATATTGATGGAGTCCGTCTTGGCCTTGGAGGTAGGTGCTGCAGCCAGCAGCAGCTTCAGAAGGGCAATCTGATAAATACAACGTGGGTTTTAGCTTTCAACCTCTCAGCTCTGAAACATGACAGGTCTAGACAGCAAATACTTAGTAAAAATCTATGATTTTTGAGATGCAAAGTAAGATGATGCCATGTGAAGTGTCTTGGTAGAGCAGAATATAATGGTAGATGTCCTCACCACATACTGAGACAGGTTAGGAAGCATTCCCAGATACAGGATCTCTGTTGGGGTCTCATCCACATCCTCTTCTCcctgacacaacacaacaccacacaatATGAGTTGCACACGGTCTATAAGTCATCTTGTTTCCATTCACAGAGCCCTGTTCCAACACTTAGAAAATGAAATATCATATTTTTATTAGACTCATTGAAATTGAGAATCTATTTTAGAAGAGAGACCTGGCAAAAATAGAATTCAAATGTAATTACAAAGACAcatttacaacataaaacacaatgCTCTACAGTGTAAAAATATACACATTTTGACATTGAGCAGACATTATTCTTTTGGGAGGTGTGGTGCAACGAGGTGTCAAAACATTGACAGCCCCCCCACTTCATTTTCCAGTATAGTTTTAGCCTAGCATTAAACTCATTCAAATAGAGGAGTTCCTGTAATTTCATATAAAGCAAACAGTGAGAAGAGTCACTGACCAGGGTCATGGGGCACTGTTGAAGCTCCTCTTCCCTCTTCATCTGCATCTCGGCTATAGAGACATATTTGTGCTGGAGTGAAAAGAGAGCAGGGTTTTAGATATGGTGAGTTAGCCACAATACACAATACCATATAAAGCACGACGAGCACCAGCGCCAAGCACTTCATCACCACAATCCATTCTTTTCCACTTCACACCTTTTCAATGAGACTTCACCATGGCGATATACTATAGTATTCTGACAGTATCTCGTCAGGCAGCGCCCGATGTGTAAACAGAAGCGGCTTTTAACGGGCGTTCATTAGTATTCACAGATTGACACACAGACTGGCATTCCTCGGCGTAAAGGTGTTTCACAGTCAGTTCAAAACACCCAATTGATTTCTAAGTGGGATGTCAACGTCCAGGGATATTGACTAGCTGGTCAAATAAACGTCAATACTTCATCACCAGTGTAACACTCGgtcctggtagagagagagggatggagggattaagaggagagggggaaaggataGAGGAGGAAGGATAAGAGTGATTTCTCTCCTGCTTACCTGTTTAAGGGTCTTGACACTCTCGTGTATGGGCCTAGGAAGACCGACCAGTGTCTCTGTGTCACTAGAAAAACAAACATAGCAGCCgagagagaacattcactggCACTGCGACAACTAGGACCACACGTGGCAGTGTACTACATGGAGCGAGCCTTTCAGACACGACACAGTGAACGCGACACTCACTTTCCCAGAGTGAAGCCGATGAACTTGTTCCTGCTGGTCTCCAGGAAGTGCTcgatgtctttctctctgtggagACAGAGCGATAGATTCGATAGAAGCCTGATGcctctcactaacccccagtctgaGATCCACCTTCTCACTGATCACACTACTGGACCTACTGTGCTTCCTAGTCTGGTTTCCCGGGCTTGTAGCGACACTATCCAAACAGACCGATCAAAGACGTACGGATGCTAACCAGATGATGCATCTCCTCTCCCACAGACATCCACCTTAGAgtgtttgcacacacacactttagggTACCGTGTTGGCTGCTTAAAGCCTCATCAGTCACACCCGATGCTGCCTCTGTACTCTGTGTGATATTGGGATCTGGAACTCCACCTCATGTGCTAAATTATTATTCATGTCGCCaagtccacccacacacacacacacacacacacaggagagataggCCACTTTCACTAATGTGTAGACAGAGGCCATCTTGCGAGGGGGAGCTGGCTGTTACTGTATGAGTGACTGAGGTGGGTTACTTTGAGTCCTCCTAAACAGAGGGGGCGCTATCAGCAGCACGAGTGTGCAGAATAACAAAACTAGAACCCAGtgtacattttattttgtatGTTATCACTTGAGTTTGCAGATCTGAGGTAAGCAATAAGGTGATCGATCCACCCTGCCTTCTGGTGGTTTTTGGGGAGCTTCAGCTATATTACACCTATCCAATCCCTTCAGATCTGCAAACACAGAAGGTTTAAGAGTTATGGCGAGGGGCGAGAGGTTTGTTTGGAACTGGGTGTTCCAGCCTTACCTGACTTTGGGGGCCCAGGGCAGACCCTTGGGGAGGGACGCTCTCTCAGTGGGGGGTCTGAGCGGGGGCGGTGGGGGTGGTGGCTGGATGATGACATCACGGTCCAGGGGGTCCACCTCGCCCTCGATGCCACTGTCGGCTTCCTCGCCATCCTCCTCCTCGTCGCGTGCGTCGTCGTTCTTAAAGGGGTCTCGCTCGTTGTACGTGTCTAGGCTGTCCTGCTTTACCAGGGGCTGGAAACCAGAACAACCAGCAGGGGGCATGAAAGAGGCcgtcccctcacacacacacagggttaggcACTGGCTTCCCACTTCAACCCCAAGCAATACTCAAGACTTACCTACCATGAGGCTGCACTCCAAAACAAAAAGGTTACAGAAACTCCCAGTAAAAAACCAGAGGAACGTTTGGGCCCAACTCCATATTCAAGTGTTAAACATTCCACTTACAACCACAATCAGtcatacaaacacaaacacaatcaccTCAAACCACTTCCATAGTTTTAATGAATGACTGAGGCATCATCAATGCAACAAGCATCAGGCAAGGGGGTTGCATTTAATAGCAGCGGAGCGCCAGTGCAGTGTAACGTATGGCGGTGTGGTGCTAGTAAGTAGTCGCCAGGTAGACTGTGTGCTGGCGAGGAGAGCAACAGAGGTAACGGAAGCAGTGTGACCAGCATAGACCTATATGGCTCATATCCCATGGAGAACAAGCCATTCAGCTGCGTGGTGGGAAAGAAGCTGCAGTGAACTGTTGTCTACAGCGATACGGTGGCGGGTTAACAACCCAGTGGAGATGGAGACTAGAGGAAAGCTCCCGTCATGTCCGCAGGGACCTCGACCACAGCCAGCCCCGTCTCTGTACCCACCCATACAGTGCAGAACGCAGTGAAGGAGGAGAaaaaaggaagaggaggaggacaaggaagaaggggaaaggggagaaagaagaagaaaagaaagaggaggaggaataagAGGTGCAAGAACCAGCACCGAGGCAGGGAAAATGCAGAGGGAAAGTGGGTAAAGACCTGCTTCTTGGGAAAGGGACTGTCTCCTTCCAAGCTATCAACAAAGGCACTCTGTAGGGAcacaaggaagaggaggggggttgaGAGCCTGGTGAAGTCCGAGCCCTAGTCTAACAACAGCTAGGAGGATTAGAGGAGGATTAGGATTAGAGGAAGAAGTTAAAAGAGCAAACGTGTCAGggggagtacagtacagtgatgGTGTGCACATAGTTCCTATTCACATTCTCTACTGCTATAGTCAGGCTGAGAAATCCATGTTTGTTAGAGGGCATGGCGCGTGAGGCTGTGACTGCACGGGTTTAGTTAGGCTCGCTGTTAGAACACATCAGGTGTGTATTCAGTCAAGTGAGTCTAgcgcacaggtgtgtgtgtgtgtgtgtgaaaagctCCAGGAACAGTGTGTGCATGATATAATGGTTGTAGGATACGTACCCTGCGGCTGCGGCGTCCTCTCTTGGCCTGCTGTTGCTGTTCTATGAGCTCCATTGCCGAGGCTGGAGGAGAGGCTGCTCTCATGCTCCGGACCACCTTGATGCTGTCCTCAGGTAGGGGAGGAAGGctcagcctctctctgcctcGAACCTTCATCTCCTGGAGCTCCTCGAATCCCCCCATCGTGAactgtaacacacacagagacagatggaCACAGAAAGCCATAGAGATGTACATGAACACACGGACAGAGCTCTATGCCGATATTGGCAAACCGAATTGTACAAACCCATCGATTCCAGGCTAGTCTAGCCTGACACGACGTTAGCATTCTAACGTCATTCTAACAAGTGTTTTGAATTTACAATAGTGGTGGATGAAATACCTCTGTTGCGAAGCGGCTAGCCTACTAAACGGACAGGCGATGGTGTCTGTGCTGTAGCTTACTGACCAGGATGGTCTTCCAGAGCAGCAGCAGGACCTTCTTCATGGGAAAGTGTGGAGCATTCATACTGCAGAACTTGGTCACCATGGTGAAGAGCAACAGGGCAAATGGCTCTCCGTTGTACAGAGGAGAACCTGAGGTTAGAGGAAAGGGTCAACAGccagcacacacatacagtgtacACACTAAAACACTTCCTGTATAatttacagtaacttactggcagcaattggccagtaagttactgtacTTTCTTTTACAGTACAGCTACTGTAATCCGTTTTACGGTACCAAAAATGTTACTGTAATCTAATTTACACTACCAAGTCAGTTACTGTAATCTAAATTACAGTACTAAATACAATTACAGTATATTTCTGTAATTACCCAGTGTTCTTTGCAagttttcatttttacatttgagtcatttagcaggcacTCTTGTCATTAGCAACTTACAGTCGGTGCATTCAACCAAAgttgagaaaaaaaaacacatatcAAAGTCATAGCATGTAAAACGTTTCTGTAACCGTGATTGAAAATATTGTTGTAGTTAAGGATACATTGCTCTTCAAAATAATTGTTATTACAACAAGACATCTCATGATATATCTCTGACTATCTCTGGATAGTGCCAATACATTACTGAGATATTCACGGTAGCTTGACGCCACCTTCCTGTAAATGACTATAATGTCAAAGAAATTAAACACAGTCCAATACAGTAAAGGTGACTAATAGACTAAGAAAGTAATTATTGCAGTATTTTACTGTGATTACAAGGGATTGGAGCAAGAAGGTTGGCTGCTAGGTATTTGTATATTACAGCATATTTATGAAcatttggtgttttatatcacttgcacttctagaggcctaaacaaaggcttccaaactggccGTGATTACAGGGCGAAACAAATCAAATGGACATGAGTACATATTCAACCATTAAAGGTTTAAGACCCACTGCCACTCTGATCTAGTCTGGCAGACACCAGGTCTCGAGCTGTGTAGTCACGTGGGTCACGTCAGCCAGGCTAACTCTGATCTGTTCCCTATATACATTTCATTGTTAGGGAACTACCACAAATCAGTTAAATTCGTACAGCATTCTAACTAATATAGCCTCTTAAAAgacaacaataccatgcacccactaCTGCTCAAAAAAGGTTTTTGGcactccaaaaatgcagtttagTACTCTATTCTGAATTACAGTCAATTACTGCCAGCAATTGTCAGTAAGTTACTGTAGATTTTCAGGACAAGGTTTGTAGAAttcctaaaatacagtatattactgtattCTGGGtgggtacagcattctcactcacgggtgaaacaaatatagcctctaacaaggcacacattaacatacagtatgttaatgaGCAACACGCTTTCCCCGCTCACAACATTaacccacaatgcaccataattaaTTCTGTAAAACACATTTAAGGTATTTTACTGTGCATTTCACAGTGTTTTACTGTTGAAATTAAAGTCTTAGTGTGCTGTAAAACACATTTATGGTATTTTACTGCATTCTACAGTGTTTTACTGTTGAAATTACAGAAACTTCTTAcagtgcacacatacacacacacacacacaaacacaaacccagTTCAGTCTTGAAGGCCTCTCTGGCAGTTCTCCACTCGGGCCTGTCGTCCTCTGTCTGCAGACGGATGGTCTCCACCATCAGGTACATGATGCTTAGCAAGACCCTAGTGGAACacaagaggtcagaggtcagaatgaacaggtgtgtgcatgcatgcatcaGGACAAATAGTCTGTAAGCTACTGAGGTAGAAAAGCTGTGTTTGTGCATACATTATGTCTGCCTATGTGTAGTTTGTATATGTGTGAatctgtaaatgtgtgtgtgtgcatacttaATGCTCTTGTACACGTTCCCACATGCACTTGCCTAGCTAATGCATCAGCCTAAATCACTCTACAGTAATTATACAACGTTAGCGAGGCAGTGTACTGTGCATTAACGCCTTGATTCAGATGGAACACAAGCCATAATGGCCTCCATTTTCTACAAGCTATTAGGACGTGTTATTTAGTTCCCcaccttactgtccctagaatttctaagcaaacagctggaggcagggctttctccgatagagctccatttttatggaatggtctgcctgttcatgtgagagacgcagagtcagtctcaacctttaagtcattactgaagactcatcacttcagtaggtcctatgattgagtgtagtctggcccagggatgcaaaggtgaacggcaaggcactggagcgacgaacctcccttgctgtctctgcctggccggctcccctctctccactgggattctctgcctctgaccctattaccggggttgagtcactggcttactagtgctcttccaagccgtccctaggaggggtttgtcacttgagtaggttgagtcacagatgtgatcttcctgtccggttttgtgCCTCCTCGGGCTCGTGcaggtggaggagatcttcgtgggctatactcagccttgacTAAGGGTAGTAAGTttgtggtctgttgatatccctctagtggtgtgggggctgtgctttggcaaagtgggtggggttatatcttgcctggttggccctgtccgggggtatcgttggacaggaccacagtgtcccccgacccacccctgtctcagtctccagtatctatgctgcaatagtctatgtgccggggggctagggtcagtctgttatatctagtggatagggtcagtctgttatatctggtgtaatactcctgtcttatctggtgtcctgtgcgaatttaagtatgctccctctaattctttctctctccctctactcccggacgaactgagccctaggatcttgcctcaggactacctggcctgatgacttctGGCTGTCCccagactacctggcctgatgacttctggctgtccccagtccacctagtcgtgctgctgctccagtttcaactgttctgcctgcggctagggAACGCTGATCTGTTCACCAGTGCTACCTTGTcacggacctgctgtttttgttttggctctctctacctctctctacctctctctacctctctctacctctctctacctctctctacctctctctacctctctctacctctgaatGTTCGGGTATGAAAAGGCAACTGATATTTACTGCTGAAGTACTGACCTGTtgtaccctctacaaccactgattattatttgaccctgctggccatccttgaacatttgaacatcttgaagaacaatctggccttaaatggccatgtactcttataatttcCACCCGGCACATCCAGAAGAGGTCTGgccaggttcctgcctttctagggggGTTTTCCTAGCCACAATGCTTCTACATCTGAtttgctttctgtttggggttttgggCTGGGGTTGAAGACCTTGGTCTGTCTGATTGGGAGACTGGTGTAAAAATCAGTGAGGTGGAAGGATGCTCACCTGAGTTCTGTGCTGTCCGCCAGAGAGATGGCAGGTTTCCTCACTGCACTGCTGCAGGCTTGGTTGTTACTGCAGAGTCAAACACAGAAGTAGTTTAGCATGCATACAGTACAAATCATACCACAAGACAGCTCAACACAACAGGCTAGATATATTGCTCATGTCTAGGCCCTGGTCAGGTCATGGGGTCAGGAAGTTCTCATTTCATATAATTAAAGTGACAAAGACTAGAATGGCAATGGAATGTATAGCGGGCGTTTTATGagctgatccccccccccccccccaaagaaaaaTTGTACATAGGAAACGATTGGGGAAAACatctatgaccgaaaagagcttctggacatcagagcaGCGATCAGTAACCTCGATTTGGAAGAATATTCCTACTTCAACGAGTCGGCGGCTCATGACATACTGCTCACCCCGGACCAGGCCCTATCCCTCAACACTCAGAAGAGAAAGAGACGGCGATATAGAGGCCGACGTGcgggcaccctgatgaaactacggCTACGAGTAAATAAACCACCTCTGTTCTATTGGTGAATGTACAATCACGggagaacaaactggacgagCTCCGCTCGAGACTATCCCATCGACGGGATCTGAAGaattgtaatatcctatgtttctctgaaacttggctgaacaaggacatggataatatacatctaGCTGGCTTTCCTatgcatcagcaggacagaacggcAGTATCAGGTAAGCTCAAGGGGGATGGCGTGTGTCTCTTtcttaacaacagctggtgcgcaatctctaatattaaaggaagtcttgaggttctgctcgcctgagttagaatacctcatgataaactgtagaccatactatttaccaagttttcatctatattttccgtagatgtctatttaccaccacaaaccaatgctggcactaaaaccacactcaacgagctgtatagatCCATTAGCCAACAAgtaaatgctcatccagaggcagcgctcctagtggccggtgatcttaatgcaggaaaacttatctaatttctaccagcatttcacctgtgcaactagaggactttactccacacacagagacacatacaaagctctccctcgccctccattttgcaattatgaccataactctatcctcctgattcctgcttacaagcaaaaactcaaacaggaagtaccagtgacggaagtggtccgatgaagcgaatgctaagctacagaactgtttcgctaGCACGAACTGGAATTTGTTCCGGGAATCATCCTATGGCATTTTcagagtttaccacatcagtcaccagctcCATTAATAAGTGCGTtgacgacgttgtccccacatTGACCGTtgacatacttttcccaaccagaagccacaggttacaggcaacatccacattgagctaaagctgccactttcaaggagcaggacactaacccGGAcggttataagaaatcccgctacaccctcgaagaaccatcaaacaggcaaaggactaagatcgaatcctattACCCTGGCtcagacgctcgtcggatgtggcaaggcttgcaaactatcacagattacagaGGGAAACtcagccacgagctgaccagtGACGTGATACTACCAGACAAGCTTaatgccttctatgcttgctATGAGGCAACACAGAACCATGCGTGAGAGCACCAACTGTTCTAGACAACTGAGTTATCAccctctccgtagccgatgtgaggaaaacctttaaacaggatagcattcacaaggccgcagggccagacggattaccaggacacgtactcagagcatgcgctgaccagctggccagtttattcactgacattttaaactTCTTCccgacccagtctgtaatacctacatgctttaagcagaccaccgtagTTCCTGTGCTCAAGAACGCCAAAGGTAacttgtctaaatgactatcgcctcgtAGCACACATCTGCAGCCGAGAAATGctctgaaaggctggtcatggctcacatcaacaccatcatcccagacaccctggacccactccaattcgcataccaccccaacagttCCACAGAtggcgcaatctctattgcattcaacactgccctttcccacaagGAGCACCTACATGAGAATGAGGTTCATTGACACCATAGTGCTCTCCAAGCTCATAATTTTTTACATTTCCCTTTTTTGTCAttgagcagacactcttatccagagtgcgtACATCTTCGTACTGGTCcgccgtgggaatcgaacccacaaccctgatgtcacaagcgccatgctctaccaactgagccacactggaccgaccatcactaagctaaggaccctggaggGTTGTGGgttagtgtgtacggcccagtacatcactggggccaagctccctgccatcaaggacctctataccagccggtgtcagaggaaggccctaaaaattgtcagactccagccacccaagtctggaaccaacaggaccctgaacagcttctaccgccaagccataagactgctaaatagttaaatagt of the Salvelinus alpinus chromosome 37, SLU_Salpinus.1, whole genome shotgun sequence genome contains:
- the LOC139565988 gene encoding striatin-interacting protein 1 homolog isoform X1 produces the protein MQADEMEVPIINNINNNCNKQRPLPNGRDVFKNLLKDWESSMESPNLEFEYGDTDSLTAELSEIYSYTEEPEFALNRDYFEEDFRSHVRGRRWIELGQEQQRAYVMRLLDALEVTDRDKRLKVARAILYLAQGVFDECDTDADVIHWSRHNVFLLYDMGIFTALLELLSMEIDNNQACSSAVRKPAISLADSTELRVLLSIMYLMVETIRLQTEDDRPEWRTAREAFKTELGSPLYNGEPFALLLFTMVTKFCSMNAPHFPMKKVLLLLWKTILFTMGGFEELQEMKVRGRERLSLPPLPEDSIKVVRSMRAASPPASAMELIEQQQQAKRGRRSRRSAFVDSLEGDSPFPKKQPLVKQDSLDTYNERDPFKNDDARDEEEDGEEADSGIEGEVDPLDRDVIIQPPPPPPPLRPPTERASLPKGLPWAPKVREKDIEHFLETSRNKFIGFTLGNDTETLVGLPRPIHESVKTLKQHKYVSIAEMQMKREEELQQCPMTLGEEDVDETPTEILYLGMLPNLSQYVIALLKLLLAAAPTSKAKTDSINILADVLPEEMPITVLQSMKLGIDVNRHKEIIVKAISALLLLLLKHLKLNHIYQFEIVSQHLVFANCIPLILKFFNQNIMSYISAKNSICVLDFPHCVVHEMPELTAESLEAGDSNQFCWRNLFSCINLLRILNKLTKWKHSRTMMLVVFKSAPILKRALKVKQAMMQLYVLKLLKIQTKYLGRQWRKSNMKTMSAIYQKVRHRLNDDWAYGNDIDARPWDFQAEECALRESIEKFNSRRYDKNQNGEFAPVDNCLQSVLGQRVELPEDFHYSYEMWLEREVFSQPIQWEGLLQQAQ
- the LOC139565988 gene encoding striatin-interacting protein 1 homolog isoform X3 — encoded protein: MQADEMESSMESPNLEFEYGDTDSLTAELSEIYSYTEEPEFALNRDYFEEDFRSHVRGRRWIELGQEQQRAYVMRLLDALEVTDRDKRLKVARAILYLAQGVFDECDTDADVIHWSRHNVFLLYDMGIFTALLELLSMEIDNNQACSSAVRKPAISLADSTELRVLLSIMYLMVETIRLQTEDDRPEWRTAREAFKTELGSPLYNGEPFALLLFTMVTKFCSMNAPHFPMKKVLLLLWKTILFTMGGFEELQEMKVRGRERLSLPPLPEDSIKVVRSMRAASPPASAMELIEQQQQAKRGRRSRRSAFVDSLEGDSPFPKKQPLVKQDSLDTYNERDPFKNDDARDEEEDGEEADSGIEGEVDPLDRDVIIQPPPPPPPLRPPTERASLPKGLPWAPKVREKDIEHFLETSRNKFIGFTLGNDTETLVGLPRPIHESVKTLKQHKYVSIAEMQMKREEELQQCPMTLGEEDVDETPTEILYLGMLPNLSQYVIALLKLLLAAAPTSKAKTDSINILADVLPEEMPITVLQSMKLGIDVNRHKEIIVKAISALLLLLLKHLKLNHIYQFEIVSQHLVFANCIPLILKFFNQNIMSYISAKNSICVLDFPHCVVHEMPELTAESLEAGDSNQFCWRNLFSCINLLRILNKLTKWKHSRTMMLVVFKSAPILKRALKVKQAMMQLYVLKLLKIQTKYLGRQWRKSNMKTMSAIYQKVRHRLNDDWAYGNDIDARPWDFQAEECALRESIEKFNSRRYDKNQNGEFAPVDNCLQSVLGQRVELPEDFHYSYEMWLEREVFSQPIQWEGLLQQAQ